From one Nocardioides sp. Kera G14 genomic stretch:
- a CDS encoding inositol monophosphatase family protein: MSRELMELGLSTARAAAELVRGRAESGVSVAATKSSDVDVVTQTDRDSETLIRSVILAARPDDAFLGEEGGEEGGSGPGTSGVRWVVDPIDGTVNFLYGIPRYAVSIAAQVDEQTVAGVVIDVSHGTAFTAYVDDDGHVVAERDGEPIAVRAPAPLSQRLVATGFSYDAEQRRRQAEALVRLLPEVRDIRRAGAAALDLCDVACGRLDAYVEEGVHLWDFAAAALVAQGAGATVEVGTGTAGRTLVVCAPRHGFTEFREAVQAAGFGPV; encoded by the coding sequence ATGAGCCGCGAGCTGATGGAGCTGGGCCTGAGCACCGCGCGGGCTGCCGCCGAGCTGGTCCGCGGCCGTGCCGAGTCCGGTGTCAGCGTCGCCGCCACCAAGAGCTCCGACGTCGATGTCGTCACGCAGACCGACCGGGACAGCGAGACCCTGATCCGCTCGGTGATCCTGGCCGCGCGCCCCGACGACGCCTTCCTCGGGGAGGAGGGCGGCGAGGAGGGTGGTTCGGGGCCCGGCACCTCGGGTGTCCGGTGGGTCGTCGACCCGATCGACGGCACCGTGAACTTCCTCTACGGGATTCCGCGTTACGCCGTCTCCATCGCCGCCCAGGTCGACGAGCAGACGGTCGCGGGCGTGGTCATCGACGTGTCCCATGGCACCGCCTTCACGGCGTACGTCGACGACGACGGCCACGTCGTGGCCGAGCGTGACGGCGAGCCGATCGCGGTGCGGGCGCCTGCGCCGCTCTCCCAACGGCTGGTGGCCACCGGCTTCAGCTACGACGCCGAACAGCGGCGTCGCCAGGCCGAGGCGCTGGTCCGGCTGCTGCCGGAGGTGCGGGACATCCGACGGGCCGGTGCCGCCGCGCTCGACCTGTGTGACGTGGCCTGCGGCCGGCTCGACGCCTATGTCGAGGAGGGCGTCCACCTCTGGGACTTCGCCGCCGCAGCACTCGTCGCGCAGGGCGCGGGCGCGACCGTCGAGGTCGGGACGGGAACGGCCGGCCGGACGCTGGTGGTGTGTGCTCCTCGTCACGGATTCACCGAGTTCCGCGAAGCAGTGCAGGCTGCGGGTTTCGGACCCGTCTGA
- a CDS encoding ferrochelatase, with amino-acid sequence MDPRPYDALLLVSFGGPEKPDDVVPFLENVTRGRGIPRERLVEVGQHYFGFGGRSPINDQNRAFLEALRADLAEHGLDLPVYWGNRNWDPYLTDTVAQMRADGITRAAAFTTSAYSSYSSCRQYRENLYDAWAAADGAITLDKLRNYFNHPGFVEPVVDGVLEALADLPEDVRGEARLVFVTHSIPTAMNDAAGPPDAGGAYLRQHLDVAAVIADRIRTESGLDRPHELVFCSRSGDGRVPWLEPDVNDRLEELAAEGTRAIVLIPVGFVSDHMEVVYDLDTEALATCSRLGIEARRSPTPGTDPRFVAAVRDLLLERAAVERGEEVARAAVGEIGPLWDRCPVGCCAARQERPALCGVDAP; translated from the coding sequence ATGGATCCGCGCCCGTACGACGCCCTGCTGCTGGTCTCCTTCGGCGGACCGGAGAAGCCCGACGACGTGGTGCCGTTCCTGGAGAACGTCACGCGCGGTCGCGGCATCCCGCGCGAACGCCTCGTCGAGGTCGGCCAGCACTACTTCGGCTTCGGTGGGCGCTCGCCGATCAACGACCAGAACCGGGCGTTCCTCGAGGCGCTGCGGGCCGACCTCGCGGAGCACGGGCTGGACCTGCCGGTCTACTGGGGCAACCGGAACTGGGACCCCTACCTCACCGACACGGTCGCGCAGATGCGCGCCGACGGCATCACCCGGGCGGCCGCCTTCACGACCAGCGCCTACTCGTCGTACTCCTCCTGTCGGCAGTACCGCGAGAACCTGTACGACGCCTGGGCCGCCGCGGATGGCGCGATCACCCTCGACAAGCTGCGCAACTACTTCAACCACCCCGGCTTCGTCGAGCCGGTCGTCGACGGCGTGCTCGAGGCGCTCGCCGACCTGCCCGAGGACGTGCGGGGCGAGGCCCGACTCGTTTTCGTCACGCACTCGATCCCGACCGCCATGAACGATGCGGCCGGGCCGCCGGACGCCGGTGGCGCCTACCTGCGCCAGCACCTCGACGTCGCTGCCGTGATCGCGGACCGCATCCGCACCGAGAGCGGCCTCGACCGACCGCACGAGCTCGTCTTCTGCTCCAGGTCCGGTGACGGCCGGGTTCCGTGGCTGGAGCCGGACGTCAACGACCGGCTCGAGGAGCTGGCCGCCGAGGGCACCCGGGCCATCGTGCTGATCCCGGTCGGCTTCGTCTCCGACCACATGGAGGTCGTCTACGACCTCGACACCGAGGCGCTCGCCACCTGCAGCCGTCTGGGGATCGAGGCCCGACGCTCGCCGACGCCCGGCACCGATCCGCGGTTCGTCGCCGCGGTCCGTGACCTGCTGCTCGAGCGGGCCGCGGTCGAGCGGGGCGAGGAGGTCGCCCGGGCCGCGGTGGGGGAGATCGGCCCGCTCTGGGACCGCTGCCCGGTCGGGTGCTGCGCCGCCCGCCAGGAACGCCCGGCGCTCTGTGGGGTGGACGCGCCATGA
- a CDS encoding D-arabinono-1,4-lactone oxidase, with the protein MPEWRNWSGLESATPGHVVTPRSPGEVITAVTSAAEAGRRVKMVGTGHSFTGISAPVSGNAGVMLSPTAMTGILAVDRDAMTVTAAAGTQLKHLNAALESLGLSLHNMGDIAEQTLAGAISTGTHGTGGLRAGLGAQVAGLEMVTADGELVAVTEEDGELLDLVRVGLGAVGIIVSVTFRVEPLFGLRATETPMAWDEFVGSFTDLIADDGAGRSTHVDAYWFPHSDRVATKRNVRVELDELDPLPGWKAWLDDDFMQNTLFGALCRTTNRFPRAIPRANRFAASQLAHRTYADVAHKVFVAERRVVFREMEYAVPLESGLDVLEECRRAVEASDLRINFPVELRVGRAESPALSTAHGRDSLYLAFHTHAEVDHRPYFALIEPILAAADGRPHWGKVHTRTAAEFADLYPRFNEFVALRDRLDPRRVFSNAYLERVLGS; encoded by the coding sequence ATGCCTGAGTGGAGGAACTGGTCGGGGCTCGAGTCCGCGACCCCCGGACATGTCGTCACGCCCCGCTCACCGGGTGAGGTGATCACCGCCGTGACGTCGGCAGCGGAGGCGGGTCGCCGGGTCAAGATGGTCGGCACCGGGCACAGCTTCACCGGGATCTCGGCACCGGTCTCGGGCAACGCCGGCGTGATGCTCTCCCCCACCGCGATGACCGGCATCCTCGCGGTCGACCGCGACGCGATGACCGTCACCGCTGCAGCGGGCACGCAGCTCAAGCACCTCAACGCGGCGTTGGAGTCCCTCGGCCTCTCGCTGCACAACATGGGTGACATCGCCGAGCAGACGCTCGCCGGGGCGATCTCGACCGGCACCCACGGCACCGGCGGCCTCCGTGCCGGCCTCGGTGCCCAGGTCGCCGGTCTCGAGATGGTCACCGCCGACGGGGAGCTCGTGGCGGTGACGGAGGAGGACGGCGAGCTGCTCGACCTGGTCCGTGTGGGCCTCGGTGCCGTCGGGATCATCGTCTCGGTCACCTTCCGGGTGGAGCCGCTCTTCGGGCTCCGCGCCACGGAGACGCCGATGGCGTGGGACGAGTTCGTCGGCTCCTTCACCGACCTCATCGCCGACGACGGGGCGGGCCGGTCGACCCACGTCGACGCCTACTGGTTCCCGCACAGCGATCGCGTCGCAACCAAGCGAAACGTCCGGGTCGAGCTCGACGAGCTCGACCCGCTGCCGGGGTGGAAGGCCTGGCTCGACGACGACTTCATGCAGAACACGCTCTTCGGCGCGCTCTGCCGGACCACCAACCGCTTCCCCCGTGCCATCCCGCGGGCCAATCGCTTCGCCGCCTCCCAGCTGGCGCACCGGACCTACGCCGACGTGGCGCACAAGGTCTTCGTGGCGGAGCGTCGGGTGGTCTTCCGCGAGATGGAGTACGCCGTCCCGCTCGAGTCGGGACTCGACGTACTCGAGGAGTGCCGGCGTGCCGTGGAGGCCTCGGACCTACGGATCAACTTCCCCGTGGAGCTGCGCGTCGGCCGCGCCGAGTCACCGGCCCTGTCGACCGCACACGGACGCGACAGCCTCTACCTCGCCTTCCACACGCATGCCGAGGTGGACCACCGGCCCTACTTCGCCCTGATCGAGCCGATCCTCGCGGCCGCTGACGGCCGACCGCACTGGGGCAAGGTGCACACCCGCACCGCCGCCGAGTTCGCCGACCTGTATCCGCGGTTCAACGAGTTCGTCGCGCTGCGCGATCGCCTCGACCCGCGACGCGTGTTCTCCAACGCCTACCTGGAGCGGGTCCTAGGCTCCTAG